In Hymenobacter gelipurpurascens, one DNA window encodes the following:
- a CDS encoding BamA/TamA family outer membrane protein — translation MRFLYPLLALSTLAAPAALAQSVPATTADSAALLVSAVVTAPTTTPDEAALPGAPVGLNRALAPSSARKLTPSDPNKPSFIPVPIAFYQQETGAAGGLAILPVWRFGTDTMVRKSNARLIAWISQKKQTTVQLTHTIFTPEEKFYLSGELSYYDLVFNYYGIGNNTRKADETQIKYPLWVFDEKVLAKVVPNLFVGIRYRLTDLGKVELKDPQDPVNNPATQYFNIPATQREGYTTSGIGPAILYDGRDNLLATYTGNFLDAHMLFNGGALGSDYKFTRYMVDARHFNPLFGSNNTILALQFMGQYHTGKVPFRELGGMGATLGGSLYNNAYLMRGIYEAQYRDRQFTTAQAEIRQKLFWRIDGVVFGAVGQVAPRLGDYTFSDTKVAGGLGARFRFNRRDRLNIRLDYGVGSGGNSGIIFAVGEAF, via the coding sequence ATGCGCTTTCTTTACCCGCTGCTAGCACTAAGCACGCTAGCTGCTCCCGCCGCTCTGGCACAATCGGTTCCTGCAACAACTGCCGACTCTGCAGCACTACTGGTCTCGGCTGTAGTAACCGCACCAACCACCACACCCGATGAAGCCGCATTACCGGGGGCTCCTGTAGGACTCAACCGGGCGCTGGCGCCTTCATCGGCCAGAAAGCTCACACCTTCCGACCCCAATAAGCCCAGCTTCATCCCGGTGCCAATTGCCTTTTACCAGCAGGAAACGGGTGCGGCAGGTGGCCTAGCCATTCTGCCTGTATGGCGCTTCGGGACGGATACGATGGTGCGCAAGTCCAATGCCCGTCTTATTGCCTGGATTTCGCAGAAAAAGCAAACTACCGTGCAGCTCACGCACACCATTTTTACGCCGGAGGAGAAATTCTACCTCTCGGGCGAGCTGAGCTACTACGATCTGGTATTCAACTACTACGGCATCGGGAATAATACGCGCAAAGCAGATGAAACCCAGATTAAGTACCCGCTGTGGGTATTTGATGAAAAGGTGCTGGCCAAGGTAGTGCCCAACCTGTTTGTCGGGATTCGGTACCGACTCACCGACCTAGGTAAGGTAGAGCTGAAGGACCCTCAGGACCCGGTTAATAATCCTGCCACACAATACTTCAATATCCCAGCCACCCAACGGGAGGGATACACGACTTCCGGTATCGGTCCGGCCATTTTGTACGATGGCCGCGACAACCTGCTGGCTACTTACACCGGCAACTTCTTGGATGCCCACATGCTGTTCAATGGCGGTGCGCTCGGCAGCGATTATAAGTTCACGCGATACATGGTGGACGCGCGGCATTTTAATCCGCTGTTTGGATCAAACAATACCATTTTGGCCCTGCAGTTTATGGGGCAATACCATACGGGCAAAGTGCCGTTCCGGGAGCTGGGCGGCATGGGTGCCACGCTGGGCGGCTCACTCTACAACAATGCGTACCTGATGCGTGGTATTTACGAGGCCCAGTACCGCGACCGTCAGTTCACTACGGCGCAGGCTGAAATCCGGCAGAAGCTTTTCTGGCGGATTGATGGCGTCGTATTTGGCGCGGTAGGCCAGGTGGCGCCACGCCTCGGCGACTATACTTTCAGCGACACCAAAGTAGCGGGTGGCCTAGGAGCCCGCTTCCGCTTCAACCGCCGCGACCGGCTAAACATACGCCTCGATTATGGCGTCGGGTCGGGTGGAAACTCCGGAATTATCTTCGCTGTGGGCGAGGCTTTTTAG
- the ccsA gene encoding cytochrome c biogenesis protein CcsA — translation MLNTFIGDAGHLSVIVAFVAATIAAYSYFMATHNQPLGETDASWLRIGRGAFLLHGVAVFSVVACLFTIIYTHRYEYYYAWSHSSNHLPVYYMISCFWEGQEGSFLLWIFWQVILGFIIMRFNKRWEAPVMAIFAGVQLFLTSMILGVVFGGVKVGSSPFILLRDFLDIPVFKTDPNFVPKDGTGLNALLQNYWMVIHPPTLFLGFALTLVPFAFAIAGLWKREYTKWVRPALRWTLVGGLVLGVGIMMGAYWAYETLNFGGYWNWDPVENAVYIPWLVLVASLHGLVLWQRSRTALRTSFVLVITTFLLVLYATFLTRSGVLGNASVHSFTDLGLSGQLIIYMMAFMVLAIALLIYRWKQIPISPKELTTYNPELWVFVGATVLCLGAFQVLVTTSIPVYNAFLGFVGVKSNLALPADQIQHYTKIQLWMGVGVAFFSGLAQIMWWQKNDKSSLTNSLTVPGILSLLGAALVILLVQYNGLKMNLTYITLLTAGLFGVLANLSMVLTLIRRKVSLSGGGVAHMGIALMLLGILASSGYSNIISQNVSGLLYSREFPEETNRDNVLLWRNDKAPMGKYDVSYTGQYVDAPGVPGYVDKQLLFQTADEYKALARADIKRGDKVYYKAGDTVDIMPENTYYRVEYKDRKTDETFVLYPRGQVNEEMGGLLASPDIKKFLGHDIYSHISAVPPPDKEKDWSEVQEHTLSVGDTIFLNDYFAVFRGVEPAHQTAGLGLAKGDLAIQGDFLVTGEKKQYHVHPVFVVRNRMIGRVPDEVEDLGLRLSFLNVDPNNRKFTFGVSTTQKDYIILKAMEKPFINLLWSGTLLMAVGFGMALYKRRRDVEVAVQPAQPEAAATPRPRPIQKSRQVA, via the coding sequence ATGCTAAATACCTTCATCGGCGACGCCGGACACCTGAGTGTCATCGTAGCTTTTGTGGCGGCCACGATAGCGGCGTATTCCTACTTCATGGCGACCCACAACCAGCCTCTGGGCGAAACTGATGCCTCCTGGCTTCGGATTGGTCGGGGTGCTTTCCTGCTGCATGGTGTGGCCGTGTTCTCCGTGGTGGCGTGCCTGTTTACTATCATATACACGCACCGCTACGAGTATTACTACGCGTGGAGCCACAGTAGCAACCACTTGCCGGTGTACTACATGATTTCCTGCTTCTGGGAAGGGCAGGAGGGATCTTTCCTGCTCTGGATTTTCTGGCAGGTAATTCTGGGCTTTATCATCATGCGCTTCAATAAGCGCTGGGAAGCTCCCGTGATGGCCATTTTTGCGGGCGTGCAGCTGTTCCTTACCAGCATGATTCTGGGCGTGGTATTCGGTGGCGTCAAAGTTGGCTCATCGCCATTTATTCTGCTGCGCGACTTCCTCGATATTCCGGTCTTCAAGACCGACCCCAACTTTGTGCCGAAAGATGGCACTGGCCTGAATGCCCTGCTCCAGAACTACTGGATGGTGATTCACCCGCCCACACTGTTCTTGGGCTTTGCCCTGACGCTCGTTCCTTTTGCTTTCGCCATTGCGGGCCTCTGGAAACGCGAGTACACCAAGTGGGTGCGCCCGGCCTTGCGCTGGACGCTGGTAGGTGGCCTAGTGCTGGGCGTAGGCATTATGATGGGTGCTTACTGGGCCTACGAAACCCTAAATTTCGGGGGCTACTGGAACTGGGACCCGGTAGAAAATGCCGTGTACATTCCGTGGCTGGTGCTGGTGGCCTCGTTGCACGGCCTGGTGCTGTGGCAGCGTAGTCGCACGGCGTTGCGCACATCGTTTGTGCTGGTTATCACCACGTTTCTGCTGGTACTCTACGCCACCTTCCTGACCCGCAGCGGTGTGCTGGGCAATGCCTCCGTGCACTCCTTCACCGACCTAGGCCTATCTGGCCAGCTGATTATCTACATGATGGCTTTCATGGTGCTGGCCATTGCTCTGTTGATATACCGCTGGAAGCAGATTCCGATTTCGCCGAAAGAGCTGACAACTTATAACCCTGAGCTGTGGGTGTTTGTGGGTGCTACGGTGCTGTGCCTGGGCGCGTTCCAGGTGCTGGTAACCACCAGTATTCCGGTGTACAACGCGTTTCTAGGCTTCGTAGGCGTAAAGTCAAACCTGGCGTTGCCCGCCGATCAGATTCAGCACTACACCAAAATTCAGCTCTGGATGGGCGTGGGCGTGGCTTTCTTCTCGGGTCTGGCCCAGATCATGTGGTGGCAGAAGAATGATAAATCATCCTTGACGAACTCGCTCACGGTGCCCGGCATCCTGTCGTTGCTCGGCGCGGCCCTCGTAATTCTGCTGGTGCAGTACAACGGGTTGAAGATGAACCTGACGTATATAACGCTCCTGACGGCGGGCCTGTTTGGGGTGCTGGCCAACCTGAGCATGGTCCTGACGCTGATTCGGCGGAAGGTGAGCCTATCGGGAGGCGGCGTGGCGCATATGGGCATTGCCCTGATGCTGCTGGGTATCCTGGCTTCGTCGGGCTATTCCAACATTATCTCCCAGAACGTATCGGGCCTGCTCTACTCGCGCGAATTCCCGGAGGAAACCAACCGCGACAACGTGTTGCTGTGGCGCAACGATAAGGCTCCCATGGGCAAGTACGATGTGAGCTACACTGGGCAGTACGTTGATGCTCCTGGCGTGCCTGGCTACGTGGATAAGCAGCTGCTGTTCCAGACCGCTGATGAGTACAAAGCCCTGGCGCGCGCCGATATCAAGCGCGGCGACAAAGTGTACTACAAAGCCGGCGACACAGTCGATATAATGCCCGAGAATACTTACTACCGGGTAGAGTATAAAGACCGCAAAACCGACGAAACCTTCGTGCTGTATCCGCGCGGCCAGGTGAACGAGGAGATGGGTGGCCTACTGGCTTCGCCCGATATCAAGAAGTTCCTCGGCCACGACATCTATTCGCACATCAGCGCTGTGCCCCCACCCGATAAGGAGAAGGACTGGAGCGAAGTACAGGAGCACACGCTGAGCGTAGGCGACACCATTTTCCTGAACGACTACTTTGCGGTATTCCGCGGGGTAGAGCCAGCGCACCAAACGGCTGGCCTAGGCCTGGCCAAAGGCGACTTAGCCATTCAGGGCGACTTCCTGGTAACGGGCGAGAAAAAGCAGTATCACGTACACCCCGTATTCGTAGTTCGTAACCGCATGATTGGCCGCGTGCCAGATGAAGTAGAAGACCTGGGCTTGCGCCTGAGCTTCCTAAACGTAGATCCGAACAACCGCAAGTTTACGTTCGGGGTAAGCACTACGCAGAAAGACTACATCATTCTGAAGGCAATGGAGAAGCCCTTCATCAACCTACTCTGGAGTGGCACGCTACTCATGGCCGTAGGCTTTGGTATGGCCCTCTACAAGCGCCGCCGTGATGTGGAAGTAGCGGTGCAGCCAGCTCAACCAGAAGCCGCCGCAACACCTCGTCCTCGCCCGATTCAAAAGTCGCGGCAGGTGGCCTAG
- a CDS encoding T9SS type A sorting domain-containing protein, which yields MKHTYTNRLLTPWRGLLLAALLGLGAGTAQGQTLNFPLASATNVAGTYADLGTTGTAISTPNTDDANSSAQSIGFPFSFNGQSFTEFVLNTNGYIKLGNTAPAAPYFFDTQVAAAGGPLNNTSETNLLLPFNIDLEASPTAAAEYRVATTGTAPNRVCIIQWKNVSDKVSGTFGKQLGSFEFQVKLYETINRAEFVYGTATAGPGTDTFKYVAVGLKGSGNANNQLITAVKGSTQAWSGTIFTGANYTATTNAHNIRKSALPDAGRTYRFTPQQAKDAAVSLVYTLGKLPVPFGTPHVIRAFIRNIGREELVNVNITLTVTGANSFTNVKTLTSLPAGAAGTLSFDAFSPTATGNNNISVTIADDDDNLNNTATFVQQVNTTTYAYADATSPVSNSVGLGTGSAILATKYTTSEPRTVTAVSVRLEDTKTVGNTLYAVVCDKNGAIIGRSADYVVTAADISKTKVFTFAAPLSVAIGDFYTGIAQTANATTGYFPIGVQAENPTRTGAYYLLDLAGGQPADVAGNNLGRLLIEATMGTPPTCPPPSAITVSSITSTSTIVSFTGPANGTGYTILYGPKGFDPNATTGGTSVAAASSPFTLTGLSASTEYDLYIRANCGAGDLSALTGRVTFTTLCTPPIITAFPYTENFDNVLAGQPFACGISVADINADNNTWASVASTTLAASTPNAIMYTYNTTDATKGADDWFFTPALYLRAGSRYQLSFKYRTRVVAGIATAEKLEVKYGSATTPAGQPNLLWRNENLTNTTYQSTTAGTAAGQVMPITPAADGNVYIGFHAFSAPDQFAVLVDDIAITSVVTGVSDALVRAVNVYPNPTAGVFTVEVRGANAKGGLEVEVTNLLGQRVHTANIRDNFENKVNLSSLANGMYTVKVKAGNDYMIRQIIVQK from the coding sequence ATGAAACACACCTACACAAACAGATTGCTCACACCATGGCGGGGGCTGTTGCTGGCCGCTTTGTTAGGCTTGGGGGCAGGTACCGCCCAAGGGCAAACCCTCAACTTTCCGCTGGCCAGCGCCACGAATGTAGCAGGCACTTACGCCGATCTGGGTACCACTGGCACTGCTATTTCTACACCGAACACCGACGATGCTAACTCTAGCGCACAGTCCATCGGTTTCCCATTTAGCTTCAACGGACAGTCGTTTACGGAGTTTGTGCTGAACACGAACGGCTACATTAAGCTGGGCAACACTGCCCCCGCAGCACCCTATTTCTTCGATACCCAGGTGGCAGCAGCCGGTGGCCCGTTGAACAACACCTCGGAAACTAACCTACTGCTTCCCTTCAATATTGATCTGGAAGCTTCCCCTACGGCGGCGGCAGAATACCGGGTAGCGACTACTGGCACGGCGCCCAACCGCGTGTGCATCATTCAGTGGAAAAACGTCAGCGACAAGGTTTCGGGCACGTTTGGCAAGCAGCTCGGCAGCTTCGAGTTTCAGGTGAAGCTCTACGAAACCATCAACCGGGCGGAGTTCGTGTACGGCACGGCCACGGCAGGCCCGGGTACCGACACATTTAAGTATGTGGCGGTGGGCCTGAAAGGCTCCGGCAATGCCAACAATCAGCTTATCACGGCTGTAAAAGGCTCTACGCAGGCGTGGAGTGGTACCATCTTTACGGGTGCCAACTATACAGCCACCACCAACGCGCACAATATTCGTAAATCTGCCCTGCCTGATGCGGGCCGTACTTACCGCTTCACGCCGCAGCAGGCTAAGGATGCCGCCGTTTCGCTGGTATACACCCTGGGGAAGCTTCCGGTACCTTTTGGTACGCCCCACGTAATACGGGCCTTCATCCGCAATATCGGCCGCGAAGAATTGGTCAATGTTAATATAACGCTTACGGTGACGGGAGCCAACAGCTTCACTAACGTAAAAACGCTGACCTCTCTGCCCGCTGGGGCAGCAGGTACGCTGTCGTTTGATGCGTTTTCCCCTACCGCTACGGGCAACAACAACATCAGTGTAACCATTGCCGACGACGACGACAACCTCAACAACACAGCCACCTTTGTCCAGCAGGTAAATACCACTACTTACGCGTATGCGGATGCTACCAGCCCGGTATCGAATAGTGTTGGCTTAGGCACCGGCTCTGCTATTCTGGCAACGAAATACACCACCAGCGAGCCGCGCACCGTAACGGCAGTTTCAGTACGCCTGGAGGACACTAAAACTGTCGGCAACACGCTGTACGCCGTAGTTTGTGATAAGAATGGCGCCATCATAGGCCGGTCTGCTGACTACGTAGTTACGGCTGCCGATATCTCAAAAACCAAGGTATTCACGTTTGCTGCCCCTCTTTCCGTTGCCATCGGGGACTTTTATACCGGCATTGCGCAAACTGCTAATGCCACTACCGGCTACTTCCCTATCGGGGTTCAGGCCGAGAATCCTACGCGCACAGGTGCCTATTATCTGCTTGATCTGGCCGGTGGCCAGCCAGCCGATGTGGCAGGCAACAACTTAGGCCGTTTGCTTATTGAGGCTACTATGGGTACGCCCCCTACGTGCCCTCCGCCATCTGCCATAACGGTAAGCAGCATTACTTCTACCTCAACCATCGTAAGCTTCACGGGGCCTGCTAACGGCACGGGGTATACTATACTCTACGGCCCTAAAGGCTTTGACCCGAACGCTACCACCGGCGGCACTTCTGTAGCGGCTGCTTCGTCGCCGTTTACGCTGACGGGCCTGAGCGCTTCTACCGAGTACGATTTGTATATCCGGGCCAACTGCGGTGCCGGCGACCTGAGCGCCCTCACTGGCCGGGTTACCTTCACCACGCTTTGCACGCCCCCTATCATCACGGCATTTCCTTACACCGAGAACTTCGATAACGTCCTGGCAGGACAGCCTTTCGCTTGTGGTATTTCAGTAGCCGATATCAACGCCGACAATAACACGTGGGCGTCAGTTGCTTCTACCACTCTCGCGGCATCGACCCCAAATGCCATAATGTACACTTATAACACCACCGATGCTACCAAAGGGGCCGATGACTGGTTCTTTACACCAGCATTGTACCTGCGGGCCGGGTCGCGCTATCAGCTTTCGTTTAAGTACCGCACCAGAGTGGTGGCAGGCATTGCTACTGCCGAGAAGCTGGAAGTGAAATATGGATCGGCCACTACGCCGGCTGGGCAGCCCAACCTGCTGTGGCGGAACGAGAACCTTACCAACACAACCTACCAGAGCACTACCGCCGGCACTGCAGCCGGTCAGGTGATGCCTATCACGCCCGCCGCTGACGGCAACGTGTACATCGGTTTCCACGCGTTCAGCGCCCCCGATCAGTTTGCCGTGCTAGTGGATGATATTGCTATTACCTCAGTCGTAACAGGGGTTTCTGATGCGCTCGTACGTGCTGTCAATGTTTATCCGAACCCTACGGCTGGCGTGTTTACCGTGGAAGTGCGCGGTGCTAATGCTAAAGGTGGCCTAGAGGTAGAGGTAACGAATCTGCTCGGTCAGCGCGTGCACACAGCCAACATCCGCGACAACTTCGAGAATAAAGTCAACCTCTCGAGCCTAGCCAACGGCATGTACACTGTGAAAGTGAAAGCCGGCAACGACTACATGATTCGCCAGATTATCGTGCAGAAATAG
- a CDS encoding 2Fe-2S iron-sulfur cluster-binding protein — protein MPAFCPFNALLVKVVNITFKFQDGQPDQTHVAAQGESVLDVALNNDIQLQHNCGGVCGCSTCHIYVLQGEQDLPEISDKEEDFIDRAVDPRINSRLGCQCVMQGNQDVVVLIPPQNFLGH, from the coding sequence GTGCCCGCATTTTGCCCGTTCAACGCGCTACTCGTGAAAGTCGTTAATATCACCTTCAAATTCCAGGACGGCCAGCCCGACCAGACCCACGTGGCCGCCCAGGGCGAGTCAGTGTTGGACGTTGCCCTCAACAACGACATCCAGCTGCAGCACAACTGCGGCGGCGTCTGCGGCTGCAGCACCTGCCATATCTACGTGCTACAGGGCGAGCAGGACCTTCCCGAAATCAGTGATAAGGAAGAGGATTTCATTGATCGGGCCGTAGACCCTCGCATCAACTCCCGCCTTGGGTGCCAGTGCGTAATGCAAGGCAACCAGGATGTGGTGGTGCTGATTCCACCGCAGAACTTCCTAGGCCACTAA
- a CDS encoding cold-shock protein has translation MKTGTVKFFNESKGYGFITEDGTNEDFFVHITGLNGGQVQQNDRVEFETQEGRKGVNAVNVKKV, from the coding sequence ATGAAAACAGGAACCGTAAAATTCTTTAATGAGTCGAAGGGCTACGGCTTCATTACGGAAGACGGCACGAATGAAGATTTCTTCGTTCACATCACTGGCCTAAACGGGGGCCAGGTGCAGCAAAACGACCGCGTGGAATTCGAAACGCAGGAAGGCCGCAAAGGTGTTAATGCCGTGAATGTGAAGAAAGTATAG
- a CDS encoding Rossmann-like and DUF2520 domain-containing protein has product MSPELSISRTVVLLGAGRLAQHLGPALQEAGHRVVQVWSRSAASAAAVAVQLPGATATTNATTLPAADLYIVAVPDAAVRDVLAAARFPDGALVVHTAGALPLSVFEEWPSIRGGVLYPLQTFSPGRHLDWPTVPLCVEAADAAGEAELLAVGHSLSHDVRLVNTRQRLRLHVAAVFACNFTNHLLGISHALLTDENLPLDLLTPLVRETIDKALAHPPFTVQTGPAARHDRPTLARHEAALVAYPGWQKLYKVLSESIQQQAAGAAQNNLDPL; this is encoded by the coding sequence ATGTCTCCTGAATTGTCAATAAGCAGAACAGTAGTGCTGCTCGGTGCTGGCCGCCTAGCGCAACATCTGGGGCCGGCGTTGCAGGAGGCCGGCCATCGGGTAGTGCAGGTATGGAGCCGTTCTGCTGCCTCAGCCGCTGCAGTAGCGGTCCAGCTGCCTGGTGCCACGGCCACCACCAACGCAACCACGCTGCCCGCCGCCGATCTGTATATAGTGGCCGTGCCCGATGCAGCAGTACGGGACGTACTGGCGGCTGCCCGCTTTCCAGATGGTGCGCTGGTAGTACACACGGCTGGTGCCCTGCCGCTTAGTGTGTTTGAGGAGTGGCCTAGCATACGGGGCGGCGTGCTATATCCGCTCCAAACCTTCAGCCCCGGTCGCCACCTCGACTGGCCTACGGTGCCATTGTGCGTGGAAGCTGCCGACGCCGCCGGCGAAGCCGAGTTGCTGGCGGTAGGCCACTCCCTTAGCCATGATGTGCGCCTCGTGAACACCCGGCAGCGCCTGCGCCTGCACGTAGCCGCCGTGTTTGCCTGCAACTTTACCAACCATTTGCTGGGCATCAGCCACGCGTTGCTTACCGATGAAAACCTGCCCCTGGATCTGTTGACACCGCTGGTGCGCGAAACCATTGATAAGGCCCTGGCGCACCCACCCTTCACGGTGCAAACCGGCCCCGCCGCCCGCCACGATAGGCCTACGCTGGCCCGCCATGAGGCGGCATTAGTGGCTTATCCGGGTTGGCAGAAGCTGTATAAGGTGCTGTCGGAGAGCATTCAGCAGCAAGCCGCCGGCGCCGCCCAAAACAACCTAGACCCTTTATAG
- the iscX gene encoding Fe-S cluster assembly protein IscX, which yields MAHFEPPIKWSDHEDIAMALYEKFGNEFNEAKIYRIRFTDLLEWVLTLPNFEGTREQATEGHLEQIQAKWVYEWRDNQ from the coding sequence ATGGCCCATTTCGAGCCCCCGATTAAGTGGAGTGACCATGAGGATATTGCCATGGCGCTGTATGAGAAGTTCGGCAACGAATTCAATGAGGCGAAAATCTACCGCATTCGCTTCACCGATCTGCTGGAGTGGGTCCTGACGCTGCCCAACTTTGAAGGCACCCGTGAGCAGGCCACCGAAGGCCACCTGGAGCAGATCCAGGCCAAGTGGGTGTATGAGTGGCGCGATAATCAATAG
- a CDS encoding KdsC family phosphatase, which yields MSAMSTAPDLSVIKTFVLDVDGVLTDGTLLAFNSGEQARAFHIRDGFAIRHALRKGYRIAVISGREEEGVRKRLESLDIRDIFLGVDDKMKIFNNYINTYRLEVEHIAYMGDDVPDAEVMRRCAVAACPADAARDVREISNYTTTLTGGKGAVRELIEDVMRTQNTW from the coding sequence ATGAGTGCAATGAGTACCGCCCCGGACTTGTCCGTTATTAAAACCTTTGTGCTGGATGTGGATGGCGTGCTGACCGATGGAACGCTGCTGGCCTTCAACTCCGGTGAGCAGGCACGGGCGTTTCATATCCGCGACGGCTTTGCCATTCGGCATGCCTTGCGCAAGGGTTACCGCATTGCCGTGATTTCGGGGCGCGAGGAGGAAGGGGTGCGCAAGCGCTTGGAGTCGTTGGATATCCGCGATATTTTCCTGGGCGTTGATGATAAGATGAAGATCTTCAACAACTACATCAACACCTACCGCCTGGAAGTAGAGCACATTGCGTACATGGGCGACGATGTACCCGATGCCGAAGTGATGCGCCGGTGTGCCGTGGCCGCCTGCCCCGCCGATGCCGCCCGCGACGTGCGCGAAATCAGTAACTACACGACCACCTTAACCGGTGGAAAAGGTGCCGTTCGGGAGCTGATAGAAGACGTGATGCGCACGCAGAATACGTGGTAA
- a CDS encoding geranylgeranylglycerol-phosphate geranylgeranyltransferase yields MSAAASDPTHPELPTTASPGPLRQLAHLIRLPNLLIMALCLLLVRKALLLPDAPWREVLASSFGLMALAALSIAAGGYIINDYYDVKIDAINRPDRLVVGKAVNRRHAMMAHVLLSGLGVVVSGALSPLLGAVNLGSALLLWGYSARFKRVALVGNVSIAALTAALVLLPELQLRTGSKPVWLYALAAFLLTVVREIVKDVEDMRGDAAHDCRTLPIVWGVARTKWVAGFFLACLLVLLLGVEQVMVQIRQWGLGLWLLALVLLPLSWLAYRLRRADRRRHFAQLSAVCKWIMLAGVLSMLLAG; encoded by the coding sequence ATGTCTGCCGCTGCTTCCGACCCTACGCACCCCGAGCTACCGACTACGGCCAGCCCCGGCCCGTTGCGGCAGCTGGCTCACCTTATCCGGCTGCCCAATCTGCTGATTATGGCCTTGTGCCTGCTGCTGGTGCGCAAGGCATTGCTACTGCCAGATGCGCCGTGGCGCGAAGTCCTGGCCTCTTCGTTTGGCCTGATGGCCCTGGCTGCCCTGAGTATAGCCGCCGGGGGCTACATCATCAACGATTACTATGATGTGAAGATTGACGCCATCAATCGGCCCGACCGGCTGGTGGTGGGCAAGGCCGTAAACCGGCGCCACGCCATGATGGCCCATGTGCTACTTTCGGGCCTGGGCGTGGTAGTGAGCGGGGCGTTGTCGCCGTTGTTAGGTGCTGTAAACTTAGGCTCCGCGCTGTTGCTCTGGGGCTATTCGGCGCGGTTTAAGCGAGTGGCGTTGGTTGGCAATGTGAGTATCGCAGCCCTTACGGCTGCCTTGGTGCTGCTGCCTGAGTTGCAGCTGCGCACTGGCAGCAAACCTGTGTGGCTATATGCGCTGGCCGCTTTCCTGCTGACGGTAGTACGCGAAATAGTGAAGGATGTGGAAGACATGCGGGGTGATGCCGCGCACGACTGCCGGACCCTGCCTATCGTATGGGGAGTGGCCCGCACGAAGTGGGTAGCCGGTTTTTTTCTGGCTTGCTTACTGGTGCTGCTCTTGGGCGTAGAGCAGGTAATGGTGCAAATCAGGCAGTGGGGGCTAGGCCTATGGCTGCTGGCATTGGTGCTGTTACCGTTGAGCTGGCTGGCCTACAGGCTGCGCCGCGCTGACCGCCGCCGGCACTTTGCGCAGCTGAGCGCAGTCTGCAAATGGATTATGCTGGCCGGGGTACTCTCGATGCTGCTGGCGGGGTAA